One part of the Fusobacterium pseudoperiodonticum genome encodes these proteins:
- a CDS encoding RAMP superfamily CRISPR-associated protein has protein sequence MKVNYTIELLLPAVTASLGVIGKDIDVTVKKDKDGYPIFNGKHIKGILRERVYQFKRALGVEEKEIENFVNNYFGKEGNYIKNNSFNQIRFSNLTIKDKKSYANKINVEKLIGNRYGIRINRKTRSTVPQSLFNYEFLSRNNVFVGSLDINDNIKNEDLKFILACLFHLDKIGGMKSRGIGKVRVKINGNYLEGENGVVETKSLDKIISELKREDKKASTELKTDEFVKYNYTLELEEPIVLKSIELGNYIKTRNSVQGSTVRGALIEYFCRKGYDLNVLKNIEASDATREDNKVSLASLFETKYEIKNEGNKKVKIDKVISSDTEYKDGTKYERSSSSDFKATGNEISVKISTKLKSAENGMLFNTEYINNTKEEDKNNKQKNEIKFPTENIKLVGDLKLPKEISQEKFIVYIGKYKFKGFGKATITIKKYSDTNKADLEARINNLSDKVRKDIESKIGKETEKEIRNEIQDKDKKVICFDLYSDMIIPFTDIYDAGEQFLMLAGLKDENLKFNLKRSFINTGKLEGFNIINGVRKVDELIFTKGSVFTYIIEENACDSILEKLTKIEANGLGLRKNEGFGRVRICSERGGK, from the coding sequence ATGAAAGTTAATTATACAATAGAACTTCTTCTTCCAGCAGTGACAGCTTCTCTAGGGGTTATAGGGAAAGATATAGATGTAACTGTAAAAAAAGACAAAGATGGATACCCTATTTTTAATGGAAAACACATAAAAGGAATATTAAGAGAAAGAGTTTATCAATTTAAAAGAGCCTTAGGTGTTGAAGAAAAAGAAATAGAAAATTTTGTCAATAATTATTTTGGAAAAGAAGGAAATTATATAAAAAATAATAGTTTTAATCAAATTAGATTTTCTAATTTAACTATAAAAGACAAAAAGAGTTATGCAAATAAAATAAATGTGGAAAAGCTTATAGGAAATAGATATGGAATAAGAATCAATAGAAAAACTAGGTCTACTGTTCCACAATCTCTATTTAATTATGAATTTTTATCAAGAAATAACGTTTTTGTAGGTTCTTTAGATATAAATGATAATATAAAAAATGAAGATTTAAAATTTATTTTAGCTTGTCTTTTTCACTTAGATAAGATAGGTGGAATGAAATCTAGAGGTATTGGAAAAGTAAGAGTAAAAATAAATGGAAATTACCTTGAAGGAGAAAATGGAGTTGTAGAAACTAAATCTTTAGATAAGATAATAAGTGAATTAAAAAGAGAAGATAAAAAAGCTTCTACTGAACTAAAAACAGATGAATTTGTAAAGTATAATTATACTCTTGAGTTAGAAGAACCTATAGTTTTAAAATCAATAGAATTAGGAAACTATATAAAAACTAGAAATTCAGTTCAAGGTTCAACAGTAAGAGGAGCTTTGATAGAATATTTCTGTAGAAAAGGTTACGATTTAAATGTATTAAAAAATATTGAAGCTTCTGACGCAACAAGAGAAGACAATAAAGTCAGTCTAGCTAGTCTTTTTGAAACTAAGTATGAAATTAAAAATGAAGGTAACAAAAAAGTCAAAATAGATAAGGTCATATCATCAGATACAGAATATAAAGATGGAACTAAATATGAAAGAAGTTCTAGTTCTGACTTTAAAGCCACTGGAAACGAAATAAGTGTAAAGATAAGTACTAAACTTAAATCTGCTGAAAACGGAATGCTATTTAATACTGAGTATATTAACAATACAAAGGAAGAAGATAAAAATAATAAACAAAAAAATGAAATAAAATTTCCTACAGAAAATATTAAATTAGTAGGAGATTTAAAACTACCAAAAGAAATATCCCAAGAGAAATTCATTGTTTATATTGGAAAATATAAATTTAAAGGTTTTGGAAAAGCTACAATAACAATAAAGAAATATTCTGATACTAATAAAGCAGATCTTGAAGCTAGAATAAATAACTTAAGTGATAAAGTTAGAAAAGATATTGAAAGTAAAATAGGAAAAGAAACAGAAAAAGAAATTAGAAATGAGATTCAAGATAAGGATAAGAAAGTTATTTGTTTTGATTTATACTCAGATATGATAATTCCATTTACAGATATCTATGATGCTGGAGAACAATTTTTAATGCTAGCAGGATTAAAAGATGAAAATCTTAAATTTAATTTAAAAAGAAGCTTTATAAATACAGGAAAGTTAGAAGGTTTCAATATCATAAATGGTGTTAGAAAAGTAGATGAGTTAATTTTTACAAAAGGTAGTGTATTTACATATATCATAGAAGAAAATGCTTGTGATAGTATTTTAGAAAAACTTACTAAAATAGAAGCAAATGGTTTAGGGTTAAGAAAAAATGAGGGGTTTGGAAGAGTCAGAATCTGCTCTGAAAGAGGTGGTAAATAA
- a CDS encoding RAMP superfamily CRISPR-associated protein, whose translation MDFSIFKNKYRISGNLEVLTALHIGSGVEENGMDAPFITVDGNSKNKNFYIPGSSFRGYLSTKLERLLAKENGFKFVDKETKEELNEADVKLIFGYTNLQKEDSSVKERVLKKLSYNSENKDDKEENYYSMAGRIHISDMLINTDVDSIKRDGIKIDRETGATETGAKFDYNVIPLGAYFKFEMELDNVEGYQLDLIKLALKDILEEDLFGGKLSRGIGKCKLNIEKIEFVDKTNIQDYLFKKSMKTKDVKEFLEITNLELK comes from the coding sequence ATGGATTTTTCAATTTTTAAAAATAAGTATAGAATTAGTGGGAATTTAGAAGTATTAACTGCATTACATATAGGAAGTGGAGTAGAAGAAAACGGAATGGATGCTCCTTTTATAACTGTTGATGGAAATTCAAAAAATAAAAATTTTTACATTCCTGGTTCATCTTTTAGAGGTTACTTAAGTACAAAACTTGAAAGATTACTTGCTAAAGAAAATGGTTTTAAATTTGTAGATAAAGAAACAAAAGAAGAATTGAATGAAGCTGATGTAAAATTAATTTTTGGTTATACTAACCTACAAAAAGAAGACAGTAGTGTAAAAGAAAGAGTTTTGAAAAAATTATCTTACAATAGTGAAAATAAAGACGATAAAGAAGAAAATTATTACAGTATGGCTGGAAGAATCCACATCTCAGATATGTTAATAAATACAGATGTTGATAGTATAAAAAGGGATGGTATAAAAATAGATAGAGAAACTGGAGCAACAGAAACTGGAGCAAAATTTGACTATAATGTTATTCCATTAGGAGCTTACTTCAAATTTGAAATGGAACTTGATAATGTTGAAGGATATCAACTAGATCTAATAAAATTAGCTTTAAAGGATATTTTAGAAGAAGATTTATTTGGAGGAAAATTATCAAGAGGTATAGGAAAATGTAAATTGAACATTGAAAAAATAGAATTTGTAGATAAAACTAATATACAAGATTACCTATTTAAAAAATCAATGAAAACTAAAGATGTAAAAGAATTTTTAGAAATAACTAATTTAGAATTAAAATAG